One stretch of Caldinitratiruptor microaerophilus DNA includes these proteins:
- a CDS encoding molybdopterin-containing oxidoreductase family protein, with amino-acid sequence MGDSGTQVKSAVCPHDCWDTCALRVHVQDGRVVRVTGDPDHPTTRGFVCVKVGHYHERVHSPDRVLYPMRRVGPKGSGQFVRVSWDEALRYTAGRLREIVDRYGGEAVLPYSYCGTMGVLNYGSMDRRFFHRLGASRLGRTICSSAGKAALLYTYGDTLGPDPEDMVNVRLILVWGVNVVHSAVHQAPILREARRRGATVVHIDPYRNGTEKLADWHLSPRPGTDAALALGMMHVILAEGLEDREFVEAHTVGIEALRERAREWPPERAAAVTGIPAADIERLARLYATRKPSVIRAGYGMHRHTNGGMAIRALALLPALVGAWRHPGGGLLLSNSGSYRWNAARLERPDLMPTPRPREINMIRLGEALTTLADPPVMALVVYNSNPAAVAPNQNRVLQGLMREDLFTVVHEQLFTDTCRYADVIFPATTQMEHTDLHSSYWHLYAMLNEPAIAPLGEAVPNTEFFRRLAAAMGFTEPCFRDSDEELLLQALEGSAAARTVAPHLEGRAQAEAALRYLREHRWVKLDRTPVPFAEGARFPDGKIRLFSEAMAAAGLDPVVQYVPPAESAEGAPDLYRRYPLHLITPGAHHFLNSTFSNLPSLLAAEAAPTVYLNPADARVRGIGDGEWVRVHNDRGEAYLKARIADRSDPGVAVSPGLWWGLLSPGGQNVNSLTTDREADMAGGAAFHTNLVEVEPVSPEKAAALDAELAERLRGRLPPGRAAAGAVAAP; translated from the coding sequence TTGGGTGACAGCGGGACTCAGGTGAAATCCGCCGTCTGCCCGCACGACTGCTGGGATACGTGCGCGCTGCGCGTCCACGTGCAGGACGGCCGCGTCGTCCGGGTCACCGGCGACCCCGACCACCCGACGACCCGCGGCTTCGTCTGCGTGAAGGTGGGGCACTACCACGAGCGGGTCCACAGCCCCGACCGGGTCCTGTACCCGATGCGCCGGGTCGGACCGAAAGGTTCGGGGCAGTTCGTGCGTGTCTCCTGGGACGAGGCCCTGCGCTACACCGCCGGCCGGCTCCGGGAGATCGTCGACCGGTACGGGGGAGAGGCCGTGCTGCCGTACAGCTACTGCGGCACCATGGGGGTGCTGAACTACGGCAGCATGGACCGCCGCTTCTTCCACCGGCTCGGCGCCTCCCGCCTGGGGCGCACCATTTGCTCCTCGGCCGGCAAGGCGGCCCTCCTCTACACCTACGGGGACACCCTGGGGCCCGACCCGGAGGACATGGTGAACGTCCGCCTCATCCTGGTGTGGGGCGTGAACGTGGTGCACTCCGCCGTGCACCAGGCGCCGATCCTGCGGGAGGCGCGCCGGCGGGGGGCCACCGTGGTCCACATCGATCCCTACCGCAACGGCACCGAGAAGCTCGCGGACTGGCACCTCTCTCCGCGGCCGGGCACCGACGCGGCCCTGGCGCTGGGCATGATGCACGTGATCCTCGCGGAGGGGCTCGAGGACCGCGAGTTCGTCGAGGCCCACACGGTGGGGATCGAGGCGCTCCGGGAGCGGGCCCGGGAGTGGCCTCCGGAGCGGGCGGCGGCCGTCACCGGCATCCCGGCGGCCGACATCGAGCGGCTCGCCCGGCTGTACGCGACCCGCAAGCCCTCGGTGATCCGCGCCGGGTACGGGATGCACCGGCACACGAACGGCGGCATGGCGATCCGGGCTCTCGCCCTCCTCCCGGCGCTGGTCGGCGCCTGGCGCCACCCGGGCGGCGGCCTCCTGCTCTCCAACAGCGGTTCGTACCGCTGGAACGCCGCCAGGCTGGAGCGGCCCGACCTCATGCCCACCCCCCGGCCGCGAGAGATCAACATGATCCGGCTCGGGGAGGCCCTCACCACCCTCGCCGATCCGCCGGTGATGGCGCTCGTGGTCTACAACTCCAACCCGGCCGCCGTGGCGCCGAACCAGAACCGGGTCCTCCAGGGTCTTATGCGTGAGGACCTGTTCACGGTGGTGCACGAGCAGCTCTTCACGGACACGTGCCGGTACGCCGACGTGATCTTTCCCGCCACCACCCAGATGGAGCACACGGACCTGCACAGCTCGTACTGGCACCTCTACGCGATGCTCAACGAGCCGGCGATCGCGCCGCTCGGGGAGGCCGTGCCCAACACGGAGTTCTTCCGCCGCCTCGCGGCGGCCATGGGGTTCACGGAGCCCTGCTTCCGGGACTCCGACGAGGAGCTGCTGCTGCAGGCGCTGGAGGGCAGCGCGGCGGCGCGCACGGTGGCGCCGCACCTCGAGGGCCGGGCCCAGGCAGAGGCGGCGCTCCGCTACCTGCGGGAGCACCGGTGGGTCAAGCTCGACCGCACCCCCGTTCCCTTCGCCGAAGGAGCCCGCTTCCCGGACGGGAAGATCCGGCTCTTCTCGGAGGCCATGGCGGCGGCGGGCCTCGACCCCGTGGTGCAGTACGTGCCCCCGGCCGAATCCGCGGAGGGCGCGCCGGACCTCTACCGGCGATACCCGCTCCACCTCATCACCCCGGGCGCGCACCACTTCCTGAACAGCACGTTCTCGAACCTGCCCTCGCTGCTGGCGGCGGAGGCCGCCCCCACCGTGTACCTGAACCCGGCCGACGCCCGGGTGCGGGGAATCGGCGACGGCGAGTGGGTACGGGTGCACAACGACCGGGGCGAGGCGTACCTGAAGGCGCGCATCGCCGACCGGTCAGACCCGGGGGTGGCGGTCAGCCCCGGGCTCTGGTGGGGGCTCCTGAGTCCCGGCGGGCAGAATGTGAACAGCCTGACGACCGACCGGGAGGCGGACATGGCCGGAGGCGCCGCCTTCCACACGAACCTGGTGGAGGTGGAACCGGTGTCCCCGGAGAAGGCCGCCGCCCTGGACGCGGAACTGGCGGAGCGCCTCCGGGGCCGCCTGCCGCCTGGCCGGGCCGCTGCCGGGGCCGTGGCCGCACCCTAG
- a CDS encoding molybdopterin-binding protein: MRKVPVEEAVGLVLGHDLTRIVPGQSKGPAFRRGHVIRPEDVPVLLSMGKEHIYILEVPPGHLHEEEAALRVARALAGSGVRLVGPDEGKMNLQAEHDGLLRVDVDRLRRINAIGEVQVATAFDRRPVRAGDTVAGTRVTPLVIEESQVLAAEAIGREGPVIRVLPYRPLKVGIVVTGSEVYKGRIADAFGPVVEAKVSALGGQVIYKTLSDDQPAMTAGKIREALEQGAELICVTGGMSVDPDDATPGAIRQSGARVVTYGAPVLPGSMFLLAYIGTVPVMGLPGAVMHEAVTIFDHVLPRLMAGEVLTKADFVEMGHGGLLSKRW, from the coding sequence TTGAGGAAGGTCCCCGTGGAGGAGGCCGTCGGGCTGGTGCTCGGCCACGACCTCACCCGCATCGTCCCGGGCCAGTCGAAGGGCCCCGCGTTCCGCCGCGGCCACGTGATCCGTCCCGAGGACGTGCCCGTGCTGCTCAGCATGGGCAAGGAGCACATCTACATCCTTGAGGTGCCGCCGGGCCACCTCCACGAGGAGGAGGCCGCCCTGCGCGTGGCCCGCGCCCTCGCCGGCTCCGGCGTCCGCCTCGTCGGACCGGACGAGGGCAAGATGAACCTGCAGGCGGAGCACGACGGGCTCCTCCGCGTGGACGTCGATCGCCTGCGACGGATCAACGCCATCGGCGAGGTCCAGGTGGCCACGGCCTTCGACCGGCGGCCCGTACGGGCCGGCGACACCGTGGCCGGGACACGGGTGACCCCCCTGGTCATCGAGGAGTCGCAGGTCCTGGCCGCCGAGGCCATCGGCCGGGAGGGGCCCGTGATCCGGGTCCTGCCGTACCGGCCGCTCAAGGTGGGCATCGTGGTCACGGGCAGCGAGGTGTACAAGGGGCGGATCGCGGACGCCTTCGGGCCCGTGGTCGAGGCCAAGGTGTCCGCCCTGGGCGGTCAGGTGATCTACAAGACGCTCAGCGACGACCAGCCGGCCATGACCGCGGGCAAGATCCGGGAGGCTCTCGAGCAGGGGGCCGAACTCATCTGCGTGACCGGCGGCATGTCGGTGGACCCCGACGACGCCACTCCGGGCGCGATCCGCCAGTCCGGGGCCCGGGTGGTCACGTACGGTGCCCCGGTCCTGCCGGGGAGCATGTTCCTGCTGGCGTACATCGGCACGGTGCCGGTCATGGGCCTCCCCGGCGCGGTGATGCACGAGGCGGTGACCATCTTCGACCACGTCCTGCCCCGGCTCATGGCCGGCGAGGTGCTCACCAAGGCGGACTTCGTCGAGATGGGCCACGGAGGGCTGCTGAGCAAGCGCTGGTAG
- a CDS encoding GatB/YqeY domain-containing protein: MTLKQRLAEDMKAAMRAREEGRLRLETIRMVQAAVKNAEIERRRELTDDEVLSVIARELKQRQEALAEFQRGGRQDLVDRTQAEIAVLKEYLPQQLTAGEVRGLAREAIEKTGARGPQDVGKVMQVLMPQVRGRADGREVNQIVRELLGG; the protein is encoded by the coding sequence GTGACGCTCAAACAGCGGCTTGCAGAGGACATGAAGGCGGCCATGCGGGCCCGCGAGGAGGGCCGGCTCCGGCTCGAGACGATCCGCATGGTCCAGGCGGCGGTGAAGAACGCCGAGATCGAGCGGCGGCGCGAGCTCACCGACGACGAAGTCCTGTCGGTCATCGCCCGGGAACTCAAGCAGCGGCAGGAAGCCCTGGCCGAGTTCCAGCGGGGGGGCCGGCAGGACCTGGTGGACCGGACCCAGGCCGAGATCGCGGTTCTGAAGGAGTACCTCCCCCAGCAGCTGACAGCCGGCGAAGTCCGGGGCCTCGCCCGGGAGGCCATCGAGAAGACGGGCGCCCGGGGGCCCCAGGACGTGGGCAAGGTCATGCAGGTGCTCATGCCCCAGGTCCGGGGCCGGGCGGACGGCCGAGAGGTGAACCAGATCGTCCGGGAGCTCCTGGGCGGTTGA
- the rpsU gene encoding 30S ribosomal protein S21, with protein sequence MSEVRVGKGESLDSALRRFKRSVQKAGVLAEIRRREAYDPPSVKRKKKEKSARKRKWTS encoded by the coding sequence ATGTCCGAGGTCCGGGTCGGGAAGGGTGAGTCGCTCGACAGCGCGCTGCGCCGCTTCAAGCGTTCCGTTCAGAAGGCCGGGGTGCTGGCGGAGATCCGCCGGCGCGAGGCGTATGATCCCCCCAGCGTGAAGCGCAAGAAGAAGGAGAAGTCAGCGCGCAAGCGGAAGTGGACGTCGTGA
- a CDS encoding histidine triad nucleotide-binding protein: MNGLEDCVFCKIVRGELPASKVYEDDAVLAFRDIRPQAPVHVLVVPKKHVASLMDLTDEDAALAGRLFAAARAVARQEGVAESGFRFLTNTGPDSGQVVFHLHFHVMGGRRLGAMG; this comes from the coding sequence GTGAACGGGTTGGAGGACTGCGTCTTCTGCAAGATCGTGCGCGGCGAGCTGCCTGCCAGCAAGGTGTACGAGGACGACGCCGTGCTGGCGTTCCGGGACATCCGCCCGCAGGCGCCGGTTCACGTGCTCGTGGTCCCCAAGAAGCACGTCGCCAGCCTCATGGACCTGACGGACGAGGACGCGGCGCTGGCCGGACGCCTCTTCGCCGCCGCGCGGGCGGTGGCGCGGCAGGAGGGCGTGGCGGAGTCCGGCTTCCGCTTCCTCACCAACACGGGCCCGGACAGCGGTCAGGTGGTCTTCCACCTGCACTTCCACGTCATGGGGGGGCGGCGCCTCGGCGCCATGGGCTGA
- a CDS encoding D-alanine--D-alanine ligase family protein — protein sequence MKTRVYLIFGGRSGEHEVSLMSARNVLEAIDKSRYEVIPVGITREGRWIRSGDPLKALLEGVERGGGIPVALLADPGVRDLVPLASPGDAAPGVSAARPSGDPPAVFFPVLHGTYGEDGTIQGLLEMAGVPYVGCGVLASAVGMDKAVAKALFAQAGLPVVPHRVFLRPRWEREPGLVAAEAEAAFGYPCFVKPANLGSSVGVSKPKSRSELEGALAEAFRFDRKVLVEAAVDAREIEVAVLGNDDPVVSVPGEVVPGREFYDYEDKYVEDRARLLIPAPLEPAQAEEARRLALAAYRCIDGAGMARVDLFLERGSGRFYVNEVNTIPGFTRISMFPKLMEASGIPYPELVDRLIQLAIERWRDRQRNAVTR from the coding sequence GTGAAAACGCGCGTGTACCTCATCTTCGGCGGACGGTCGGGCGAGCACGAGGTCTCGCTCATGTCCGCGCGCAACGTCCTGGAGGCCATCGACAAGAGCCGCTACGAGGTCATCCCCGTCGGCATCACCCGGGAGGGGCGCTGGATCCGGAGCGGCGACCCGCTGAAGGCCCTCCTCGAGGGCGTGGAGCGGGGCGGGGGGATCCCCGTCGCCCTCCTGGCCGACCCGGGCGTGCGGGACCTGGTGCCGCTGGCGTCCCCGGGCGACGCGGCGCCGGGGGTTTCCGCCGCGCGGCCGTCCGGCGACCCGCCGGCGGTCTTCTTCCCCGTCCTCCACGGCACCTACGGCGAGGACGGCACCATCCAGGGGCTCCTCGAGATGGCGGGCGTGCCCTACGTCGGCTGCGGGGTGCTCGCTTCGGCCGTGGGGATGGACAAGGCGGTGGCCAAGGCGCTCTTCGCGCAGGCCGGCCTGCCGGTGGTGCCGCACCGGGTCTTCCTGCGCCCGCGGTGGGAGCGGGAGCCTGGACTCGTGGCCGCCGAGGCCGAGGCGGCCTTCGGGTACCCCTGCTTCGTGAAGCCGGCCAACCTCGGCTCGAGCGTCGGCGTCTCCAAGCCGAAGAGCCGGTCCGAACTCGAGGGCGCCCTGGCCGAGGCCTTCCGGTTCGACCGGAAGGTCCTCGTCGAGGCGGCCGTCGACGCCCGGGAGATCGAGGTGGCCGTCCTGGGCAACGACGACCCGGTGGTGTCGGTTCCGGGCGAGGTGGTCCCGGGGCGGGAGTTCTACGATTACGAGGACAAGTACGTCGAGGACCGGGCGCGGCTCCTCATCCCCGCCCCCCTGGAGCCGGCGCAGGCCGAGGAGGCCCGGCGCCTGGCGCTGGCGGCCTACCGGTGCATCGACGGGGCGGGGATGGCCCGGGTCGACCTCTTCCTGGAGCGCGGGAGCGGCCGGTTCTACGTCAACGAGGTCAACACGATCCCCGGCTTCACCCGCATCAGCATGTTCCCCAAGCTCATGGAGGCGTCGGGCATCCCGTACCCCGAGCTGGTGGACCGCCTGATCCAACTGGCCATCGAGCGCTGGCGGGACCGGCAACGCAACGCGGTGACCCGCTGA